Proteins from one Streptomyces genisteinicus genomic window:
- a CDS encoding class F sortase, whose amino-acid sequence MAPHHTSPQPPVTSRSLARALLWPAVAALLGFLLIYNSVGATTDAKPSAGPAASAPAAAAPSDPAAGDPADEGRATPVVEPISLERSEPQRIRIPRIAVDAPFMGLSVGPSGMLDAPPPDDRNLVGWWQEGVTPGELGTSIVAGHVDTRTGPAVFLLLPTLKAGDTVDIVRRDGSTATFVVDSVENFSKASFPNDRVYADTPDAQLRLITCGGEYDRKAKDYKENVVVFAHLDSVKQP is encoded by the coding sequence ATGGCCCCGCATCACACCTCCCCGCAGCCCCCGGTCACCTCCCGCTCGCTCGCCAGGGCGCTGCTCTGGCCCGCCGTCGCGGCGCTCCTCGGCTTCCTGCTGATCTACAACTCCGTCGGCGCCACCACCGATGCCAAGCCCTCCGCCGGTCCGGCCGCCTCCGCTCCCGCGGCCGCCGCTCCCTCGGATCCGGCCGCGGGGGATCCGGCCGACGAGGGGCGGGCCACCCCCGTCGTCGAGCCGATCTCCCTGGAGCGGTCCGAGCCCCAGCGGATCAGGATTCCGAGAATCGCGGTCGACGCGCCTTTCATGGGCCTGTCCGTCGGGCCGTCCGGCATGCTCGACGCCCCGCCGCCCGATGACCGCAACCTCGTCGGCTGGTGGCAGGAAGGCGTCACACCGGGCGAACTGGGCACCTCGATCGTGGCCGGGCACGTGGACACCAGGACGGGCCCGGCGGTCTTCCTGCTGCTCCCCACGCTCAAGGCCGGCGACACCGTGGACATCGTCCGCCGGGACGGCTCCACGGCGACCTTCGTCGTCGACTCGGTGGAGAACTTCAGCAAGGCGTCCTTCCCGAACGACCGGGTCTACGCGGACACCCCCGACGCCCAGTTGCGGCTGATCACCTGTGGCGGCGAGTACGACCGCAAGGCGAAGGACTACAAGGAGAACGTGGTGGTCTTCGCGCATCTCGACTCGGTGAAGCAGCCGTAG
- a CDS encoding hydroxyacid dehydrogenase, with translation MPHDHRPARPRLAVVLPPGAREQLFGPKEWESLTRTGEVVADCPDAGALLGHPGAAGAEVLVTSWGAPRLTAGVLARLPALHTVLYGAGSIRDLVTDACWERGLTVVSAADANNGPVAEYVYAQTVLALKDVHRRSRRIASERALPPLDDVPGIHGQSVGLVSFGSVARKVAAHLGRLGTRVLAWDPFLDEAVFRAAGAERVAELPDLVARSSVLSVHTPLVPGRTEGLITGGLLRLLPRGATLINTARGAVVDEEAMIRTLTERPDLQAVLDVTAEEPPAPGSALYTLENVLLTGHVAGTVGSERRALGALLVEELARVAAGERPLHAVSPEESLLRA, from the coding sequence GTGCCCCACGACCACCGTCCCGCCCGCCCGCGTCTCGCCGTGGTGCTCCCGCCCGGGGCGCGCGAGCAGCTCTTCGGCCCGAAGGAGTGGGAGAGCCTGACCCGGACCGGAGAGGTCGTGGCCGACTGCCCGGACGCGGGCGCGCTCCTCGGGCATCCCGGTGCCGCCGGGGCGGAGGTGCTGGTGACCTCCTGGGGCGCGCCCCGGCTGACCGCCGGGGTCCTCGCGCGGCTGCCCGCCCTGCACACCGTGCTGTACGGGGCCGGGTCCATCCGCGACCTGGTGACCGACGCCTGCTGGGAGCGGGGTCTGACGGTCGTCTCGGCCGCCGACGCCAACAACGGCCCGGTCGCCGAGTACGTCTACGCGCAGACGGTGCTCGCCCTGAAGGACGTCCACCGGCGGTCCCGCAGGATCGCGTCCGAGCGGGCCCTGCCGCCGCTGGACGACGTGCCGGGCATCCACGGCCAGAGCGTCGGCCTGGTGTCGTTCGGATCCGTCGCGCGCAAGGTCGCCGCCCACCTGGGCCGGCTCGGCACCCGGGTGCTGGCCTGGGACCCGTTCCTCGACGAGGCCGTCTTCCGGGCCGCCGGGGCGGAGCGGGTCGCCGAACTGCCCGACCTGGTGGCGCGGTCGTCGGTGCTGAGCGTCCACACCCCGCTCGTCCCCGGCCGCACCGAGGGACTGATCACGGGCGGGCTGCTGCGGCTCCTGCCCCGCGGGGCCACCCTCATCAACACCGCGCGCGGCGCGGTGGTCGACGAGGAGGCGATGATCCGCACGCTCACCGAACGGCCCGATCTCCAGGCCGTGCTCGACGTCACGGCCGAGGAGCCGCCCGCTCCGGGTTCCGCGCTGTACACCCTGGAGAACGTCCTGCTCACCGGGCACGTGGCCGGCACGGTCGGCTCGGAGCGGCGGGCGCTCGGTGCGCTGCTCGTCGAGGAACTGGCCCGGGTGGCGGCGGGCGAGCGCCCGCTCCACGCGGTGTCCCCGGAAGAGAGCCTGCTCAGAGCCTGA
- a CDS encoding lysophospholipid acyltransferase family protein produces MFYYVLKYVLLGPLLRLLFRPRIEGLEHVPDDGAAIVAGNHLSFSDHFLMPAILKRRITFLAKAEYFTGPGVKGRLTAAFFHSAGQIPVDRSGKDAGQAAIREGLGVLDKGELLGIYPEGTRSHDGRLYKGKVGVAVMALKAGVPVVPCAMVGTFEIQPPGQKLPKIKQVTVRFGEPLDFSRYAGMENEKAAIRAVTDEIMYAILGLSGQEYVDRYAAEVKAEQQAEAQDRGPKRFPPRRGRQR; encoded by the coding sequence GTGTTCTACTACGTGCTCAAGTACGTCCTCCTGGGGCCGCTGCTGAGGCTGCTGTTCCGTCCGCGGATCGAGGGACTCGAGCACGTGCCCGACGACGGGGCCGCGATCGTCGCCGGGAACCACCTGTCGTTCTCCGACCACTTCCTGATGCCCGCCATCCTGAAGCGCCGCATCACCTTCCTCGCCAAGGCCGAGTACTTCACCGGGCCGGGCGTCAAGGGCCGCCTGACGGCGGCCTTCTTCCACAGCGCGGGGCAGATCCCGGTCGACCGCTCCGGGAAGGACGCCGGACAGGCGGCCATCCGCGAGGGCCTCGGCGTGCTGGACAAGGGCGAGTTGCTGGGGATCTACCCGGAGGGCACCCGGTCGCACGACGGCCGCCTCTACAAGGGCAAGGTCGGCGTCGCGGTGATGGCGCTGAAGGCGGGCGTGCCGGTGGTGCCCTGCGCGATGGTGGGCACGTTCGAGATCCAGCCCCCCGGCCAGAAGCTTCCGAAGATCAAGCAGGTCACCGTCCGGTTCGGTGAGCCGCTGGACTTCTCCCGCTACGCCGGGATGGAGAACGAGAAGGCCGCCATCCGGGCGGTCACCGACGAGATCATGTACGCCATCCTGGGTCTTTCCGGGCAGGAGTACGTCGACCGGTACGCGGCGGAGGTCAAGGCGGAACAGCAGGCCGAGGCCCAGGACCGCGGCCCGAAGCGCTTCCCGCCCCGGCGCGGCCGGCAGCGGTGA
- a CDS encoding PLP-dependent aminotransferase family protein, with product MGPVDSGERAAAQGSDFLQLDAGQAPAGGKADWLAARLRQAMADGRLAVGTRLPPTRVLADDLSVSRGVVTEAYRRLTEDGHVEGRRRGGTVVVAVPPRGARDGPAPGAPRSAGSLFSGEPGADVFDALRAAPARVDLTPGRPDLAAFPRAAWLRAERAVLSGLSAGDLGYGDPRGAAPLRRAVAAWLARSRGIRADADDILVVAGTAQALTLLHPVLRADGVDAVAMEDPGSLGARQHLLHGGMHVLPVPVDGDGVRVDALRASGARAVLLTPAHQFPTGVVTSGERRRELLRWAADGGLILEDDYDAEHRYDRPPVPALRALLADRVCYMGSVSKLLAPALRIGWMVPPPRHRAALTDAKRFDDLGNAVLPQLVLARLMESGDLERQLRLLRGRHRRRRDAMIAAIAAHLPGAVVHGAAAGLHLTVTYPADVPDTELAAAALRLGVKCQPLSWHRRLPGPPGLVLGYAAGPPGALTDGIATVGRALRELA from the coding sequence ATGGGGCCGGTGGACTCCGGGGAGCGGGCGGCGGCGCAGGGCTCCGACTTCCTGCAACTCGACGCCGGCCAGGCCCCCGCCGGAGGCAAGGCCGACTGGCTGGCCGCACGGCTGCGGCAGGCGATGGCGGACGGCCGGCTGGCCGTGGGCACACGTCTGCCGCCCACCCGGGTGCTCGCCGACGACCTGAGCGTCTCGCGCGGCGTCGTCACCGAGGCGTACCGGCGGCTCACCGAGGACGGGCACGTCGAAGGGCGCCGGCGCGGGGGCACCGTGGTGGTGGCCGTCCCGCCGCGCGGCGCACGGGACGGCCCCGCACCCGGCGCGCCCAGGAGCGCCGGCTCGCTGTTCTCCGGCGAGCCGGGCGCCGACGTCTTCGACGCACTGCGCGCCGCACCCGCACGGGTCGACCTCACCCCCGGCCGTCCCGACCTCGCGGCCTTTCCCCGAGCGGCCTGGCTGCGCGCCGAACGTGCGGTGCTCTCCGGGCTGTCCGCGGGCGATCTGGGCTACGGGGACCCCCGCGGGGCCGCGCCGCTGCGGCGCGCCGTGGCGGCGTGGCTGGCCCGCAGCCGGGGCATCCGCGCCGACGCGGACGACATCCTCGTCGTCGCCGGCACGGCGCAGGCCCTCACCCTGCTGCACCCGGTGCTGAGAGCGGACGGCGTCGACGCTGTGGCCATGGAGGATCCCGGGTCGCTGGGGGCACGTCAGCATCTGCTGCACGGCGGCATGCACGTCCTGCCGGTGCCGGTCGACGGCGACGGCGTCCGGGTCGACGCGCTGCGCGCCTCCGGCGCCCGTGCGGTGCTGCTCACGCCCGCCCACCAGTTCCCGACGGGCGTGGTGACGAGCGGTGAGCGGCGCCGGGAGCTGCTGCGCTGGGCGGCGGACGGCGGCCTGATCCTGGAGGACGACTACGACGCCGAGCACCGCTACGACCGGCCGCCGGTACCCGCGCTGCGCGCCCTGCTCGCCGACCGGGTCTGCTACATGGGCAGCGTGTCCAAGCTGCTGGCCCCGGCGCTGCGCATCGGCTGGATGGTGCCGCCGCCGCGGCACCGGGCGGCCCTGACCGACGCCAAGCGCTTCGACGACCTGGGCAACGCGGTGCTGCCCCAGCTGGTGCTCGCCCGGCTGATGGAGTCCGGCGACCTGGAGCGGCAGCTGCGGCTGCTGCGGGGGCGCCACCGGCGGCGGCGCGACGCGATGATCGCGGCCATCGCCGCGCATCTGCCGGGGGCCGTGGTGCACGGCGCCGCGGCCGGGCTGCATCTGACGGTCACCTACCCGGCCGACGTGCCCGACACCGAACTCGCCGCCGCAGCCCTCCGCCTGGGGGTGAAGTGCCAGCCCCTGTCGTGGCACCGTCGCCTGCCGGGCCCGCCGGGGCTGGTCCTCGGATACGCGGCGGGCCCGCCGGGCGCGCTCACGGACGGAATCGCCACCGTCGGCCGCGCGCTGCGCGAGCTGGCCTGA
- a CDS encoding beta-galactosidase, translating to MNTVSGDRFWFGGDYNPEQWPRDVWDEDVRLMGRAGVTVATVGVFSWSRLQPAPGAWDFTWLDDVLGRLAEAGIGIDLATATASPPPWLVAAHPGMAPVTADGVVLANTSRQHYSPHSPVYREHALALVRALAERYGRHPGLVAWHVNNEYACHVPRCYGPDADVAFRAWLRARYSTIGELNAAWGTDFWSQRYSGFEEITSPRTSPTAGNPTQLIDFDRFTSDAFLDLFRAEAEIVREASPGIPVTTNFMGAFRPLDYWKWAREVDFVSDDSYPDPVDPQAPVAAALTRDLMRSLGRGKPWVLMEQATSAVNWRPANAPKAPGQNRAYSLQAVARGADGIMYFQWRQSAAGAEKFHSAMLPHAGPDSRVFREVCALGAELAELSRLRGAAVPARVAIVFDWDSWWALEQESTPTRLDYPALVQEWYRAFWARDAVVDFVPADGPFDAYDLVVVPALHVADDAALTALAAVPERGGRLVVGFMTGILDRNLRVRAEGCLGSLAGVLGVRIEEFAPAAPAPGAAAPVLRLTGTLGELSASTWAEFTHAVDTEVCASFEDGVVRSWPAVTRRRTGAGEAWYVATRLDPPSTDRLVGELLDGAGIELPTTGPSEHVEVVRRGDAVFVVNHSPQEQTVAVRGHGPRTLGPHGAEVLFG from the coding sequence GTGAACACCGTCAGCGGCGACCGCTTCTGGTTCGGCGGCGACTACAACCCCGAGCAGTGGCCGCGGGACGTCTGGGACGAGGACGTGCGGCTCATGGGACGCGCGGGCGTCACCGTCGCCACGGTCGGCGTCTTCTCGTGGTCGCGGCTCCAGCCCGCCCCCGGCGCCTGGGACTTCACCTGGCTCGACGACGTGCTGGGGCGCCTGGCCGAGGCGGGCATCGGCATCGATCTCGCCACCGCGACCGCGTCCCCGCCGCCGTGGCTCGTGGCCGCCCACCCCGGCATGGCCCCCGTGACGGCCGACGGCGTCGTGCTCGCCAACACCAGCCGCCAGCACTACAGTCCGCACTCGCCGGTCTACCGGGAGCACGCCCTCGCCCTGGTGCGCGCGCTGGCCGAGCGCTACGGACGGCATCCCGGCCTCGTCGCGTGGCACGTCAACAACGAGTACGCCTGCCACGTCCCCCGCTGCTACGGTCCGGACGCCGACGTCGCCTTCCGCGCCTGGCTGCGGGCCCGGTACTCCACCATCGGGGAGCTCAACGCGGCCTGGGGCACGGACTTCTGGTCGCAGCGCTACAGCGGCTTCGAGGAGATCACGTCGCCGCGCACCTCTCCGACGGCCGGCAACCCGACGCAGCTCATCGACTTCGACCGGTTCACGTCCGACGCGTTCCTCGACCTCTTCCGCGCCGAGGCGGAGATCGTGCGCGAGGCGTCCCCCGGCATTCCGGTGACGACCAACTTCATGGGCGCGTTCCGTCCGCTGGACTACTGGAAGTGGGCGCGGGAGGTCGACTTCGTCTCCGACGACTCGTATCCGGACCCCGTCGACCCGCAGGCCCCGGTGGCCGCCGCCCTCACCCGCGACCTGATGCGCTCGCTGGGCCGCGGGAAGCCCTGGGTGCTGATGGAGCAGGCGACGAGCGCCGTGAACTGGCGGCCCGCCAACGCCCCGAAGGCGCCCGGCCAGAACCGGGCGTACTCGCTGCAGGCGGTGGCGCGCGGGGCCGACGGGATCATGTACTTCCAGTGGCGCCAGTCGGCCGCGGGCGCCGAGAAGTTCCACTCCGCGATGCTGCCGCACGCGGGCCCCGACTCCCGCGTCTTCCGCGAGGTGTGCGCGCTCGGGGCGGAACTGGCGGAGCTCTCCCGGCTCCGCGGAGCGGCCGTGCCGGCGCGTGTCGCGATCGTCTTCGACTGGGACTCCTGGTGGGCGCTGGAGCAGGAGTCCACCCCCACCCGGCTGGACTACCCGGCCCTGGTCCAGGAGTGGTACCGGGCGTTCTGGGCGCGGGACGCGGTGGTCGACTTCGTCCCGGCGGACGGCCCGTTCGACGCGTACGACCTGGTCGTGGTACCCGCCCTGCACGTCGCCGACGACGCGGCGCTCACCGCGCTGGCGGCCGTGCCGGAGCGCGGCGGCCGGCTGGTGGTGGGGTTCATGACCGGCATCCTCGACCGGAACCTGCGGGTGCGCGCCGAGGGCTGTCTCGGGTCGCTCGCCGGTGTCCTCGGGGTGCGGATCGAGGAGTTCGCCCCCGCGGCGCCGGCCCCCGGAGCGGCGGCCCCCGTCCTGCGGCTGACGGGCACGCTCGGCGAACTGTCGGCAAGCACCTGGGCCGAGTTCACCCACGCCGTCGACACGGAGGTGTGCGCCTCCTTCGAGGACGGCGTGGTCCGCTCCTGGCCCGCCGTGACCCGGCGGCGCACGGGCGCGGGCGAGGCCTGGTACGTCGCCACCAGGCTGGACCCGCCGTCGACGGACCGGCTGGTGGGCGAACTCCTCGACGGGGCCGGCATCGAGCTGCCCACGACCGGGCCCAGCGAACACGTGGAGGTGGTGCGCAGGGGCGACGCGGTGTTCGTCGTCAACCACTCCCCGCAGGAGCAGACCGTCGCGGTGCGCGGCCACGGCCCGAGGACCCTGGGCCCCCACGGAGCCGAGGTGCTGTTCGGCTGA
- a CDS encoding B3/B4 domain-containing protein, protein MLFRHADTVWAGHPGLTAGALSARGVDPAAATGDLVDAYTARALARLADSAESAFPEVLAWRRTFAGMGLRPTQYRCASESLLRRLRRTGALPRIHPVVDLCNAISAAYAVPVAVLDADRITGPLLEVRPAAGDETYEDFGGAVEHPAAGEVTFADSAGRAHARRWTHRQSGHSAVGPHTRRILVVTEAMHDGGARTVPLVLDAVAAGLGAHRAASDPVAALLTPSAPEFAFGG, encoded by the coding sequence ATGCTCTTCCGGCACGCCGACACCGTCTGGGCCGGCCATCCCGGCCTCACCGCGGGCGCGCTCAGCGCCCGGGGAGTCGACCCGGCAGCAGCCACCGGCGACCTCGTCGACGCCTACACGGCCCGCGCCCTGGCGCGCCTGGCGGACTCCGCCGAGAGCGCGTTCCCCGAAGTGCTCGCCTGGCGGCGGACGTTCGCGGGCATGGGGCTGCGGCCCACGCAGTACCGCTGCGCGTCGGAGTCGCTGCTGAGGCGGCTGCGCAGGACGGGCGCCCTCCCCCGCATCCACCCGGTCGTCGACCTCTGCAACGCGATCTCGGCCGCGTACGCCGTCCCCGTCGCGGTCCTCGACGCGGACCGGATCACCGGCCCGCTGCTCGAGGTGCGCCCCGCCGCGGGGGACGAGACGTACGAGGACTTCGGGGGCGCCGTGGAGCATCCGGCGGCGGGCGAGGTGACGTTCGCCGACTCCGCGGGACGCGCGCACGCCCGGCGGTGGACCCACCGGCAGAGCGGCCATTCCGCGGTCGGCCCGCACACCCGCCGGATCCTCGTGGTCACCGAGGCGATGCACGACGGCGGCGCCCGGACCGTGCCGCTCGTCCTGGACGCCGTCGCCGCCGGCCTCGGCGCGCACCGGGCCGCCTCGGACCCTGTCGCGGCCCTCCTGACCCCGTCCGCGCCCGAGTTCGCCTTCGGCGGATGA
- the ureG gene encoding urease accessory protein UreG translates to MHLDHAHDTAPAVSADALRPDGRRRALRIGLGGPVGSGKTATVAALCAALRDTLSIAVVTNDIYTREDAEFLLRHAVLPPERIQAVETGACPHTAIRDDISANLEAVEDLEDGVGPLDLILVESGGDNLTATFSKGLVDAQIFVIDVAGGDDIPRKGGPGVTTADLLVVNKTDLAPYVGSDLDRMARDAREQRGELPVVFTSLRGEEGVGPVASWVRAQLAAWNA, encoded by the coding sequence ATGCACCTCGACCACGCCCACGACACCGCGCCCGCCGTCAGCGCCGACGCGCTGCGCCCCGACGGGCGGCGGCGCGCCCTGCGGATCGGACTCGGCGGGCCCGTCGGGTCCGGCAAGACCGCCACCGTCGCCGCGCTCTGCGCCGCCCTGCGCGACACGCTGTCGATCGCCGTGGTCACCAACGACATCTACACCCGTGAGGACGCGGAGTTCCTGCTGCGCCACGCCGTCCTGCCGCCGGAGCGCATCCAGGCCGTCGAGACCGGCGCCTGCCCGCACACCGCCATCAGGGACGACATCTCCGCCAACCTGGAGGCCGTGGAGGACCTGGAGGACGGGGTCGGACCGCTCGACCTGATCCTGGTGGAGTCCGGCGGCGACAACCTCACCGCCACCTTCTCCAAGGGCCTCGTCGATGCCCAGATCTTCGTCATCGACGTGGCCGGCGGCGACGACATCCCGCGCAAGGGCGGCCCCGGTGTCACCACCGCCGACCTCCTCGTCGTCAACAAGACGGACCTCGCACCGTACGTGGGCTCCGACCTCGACCGGATGGCCCGCGACGCCCGCGAGCAGCGCGGCGAACTCCCCGTCGTCTTCACCTCGTTGCGCGGGGAGGAGGGCGTCGGCCCGGTGGCCTCCTGGGTGCGGGCGCAGCTCGCCGCCTGGAACGCCTGA
- a CDS encoding SGNH/GDSL hydrolase family protein has translation MPLPPITVGPRARIVFQGDSITEAGRRPGDGTSLGSGYVRLVADELGAAHPGLRFVNRGVGGDRAADLRSRWQRDTTAHEPALVSVMVGVNDTWRRYDSGDPTSLTAYERDYRAVLEESRAAGARLLLIEPFLVPVDEGQWTWREDLDGRIHVVRRLAAEFGAGLLCADGLLNQAAARHGGADRIAGDGVHLTPLGHSLLAEAWLGLVSVG, from the coding sequence ATGCCACTGCCGCCGATCACCGTCGGGCCGAGGGCCCGCATCGTGTTCCAGGGGGACAGCATCACCGAGGCGGGACGGCGCCCCGGCGACGGGACCTCCCTGGGCAGCGGATACGTGCGCCTGGTCGCGGACGAGCTCGGGGCGGCCCATCCGGGGCTGCGCTTCGTGAACCGCGGCGTCGGCGGCGACCGTGCCGCGGACCTGAGGTCGCGCTGGCAGCGGGACACCACGGCGCACGAACCCGCGCTGGTGTCGGTCATGGTCGGGGTCAACGACACCTGGCGGAGGTACGACTCCGGCGACCCCACCTCCCTCACGGCCTACGAACGGGACTACCGCGCCGTGCTGGAGGAGTCCCGCGCCGCCGGGGCACGGCTGCTGCTGATCGAGCCGTTCCTGGTCCCCGTCGACGAGGGTCAGTGGACCTGGCGGGAGGACCTGGACGGACGCATCCACGTCGTCCGGCGGCTGGCGGCGGAGTTCGGCGCCGGGCTGCTCTGTGCCGACGGTCTGCTCAACCAGGCGGCCGCGCGGCACGGCGGGGCGGACCGGATCGCCGGCGACGGTGTGCATCTCACGCCGCTGGGGCACTCGTTGCTCGCCGAAGCCTGGCTCGGCCTGGTGTCGGTGGGGTGA
- a CDS encoding urease accessory protein UreF, producing MSRSALLVLADGRFPAGGHAHSGGVEAAVRAGRVTGPADLAAFCRGRLHTAGLTSAALAASAALGHDPSALDAAADARTPSPALRAASRRLGRQLMRAARTVWPDPGLDALAAAFPRGAHQPLVLGTAARAAALGADDAAHCAVYESVGGAATAAVRLLSLDPFQATAVLARLAPEMDAVAAAAVDAAARGPDALPARSAPLLDITAEDHAAWPVRLFAS from the coding sequence GTGAGCCGTTCCGCCCTGCTCGTCCTCGCGGACGGCCGCTTCCCCGCCGGAGGCCACGCGCACTCCGGCGGCGTCGAGGCGGCCGTCCGCGCCGGACGCGTCACCGGCCCGGCCGACCTCGCGGCCTTCTGCCGCGGACGGCTCCACACCGCCGGCCTGACCTCCGCCGCGCTCGCCGCATCGGCCGCGCTCGGCCACGACCCGTCCGCCCTGGACGCCGCGGCCGACGCCCGGACGCCCTCACCGGCGCTGCGTGCCGCCTCCCGCCGCCTCGGCCGTCAGCTGATGCGGGCCGCCCGCACGGTCTGGCCGGACCCCGGACTCGACGCGCTCGCCGCCGCGTTCCCCCGCGGCGCGCACCAGCCCCTGGTCCTCGGCACGGCGGCCCGCGCCGCCGCGCTGGGCGCGGACGACGCGGCCCACTGCGCGGTCTACGAGTCGGTCGGCGGCGCCGCCACGGCCGCCGTCCGCCTGCTGAGCCTCGACCCCTTCCAGGCGACCGCCGTCCTCGCCCGCCTCGCACCCGAGATGGACGCGGTCGCGGCAGCGGCCGTGGACGCGGCCGCCCGCGGACCGGACGCGCTGCCCGCCCGGTCCGCACCGCTGCTCGACATCACCGCCGAGGACCACGCGGCGTGGCCCGTACGCCTCTTCGCCTCCTGA
- a CDS encoding LysE family translocator, giving the protein MSVAFLLTTLLVVVTPGTGVVYTLAAGLSHGRRAGVVAAFACTVGTVPHLVATVTGLAALLHTSTVAYETVKYLGVVYLLHMAWSTLRAGDSLVADREAPPRPVGRVIVSGLWLNLLNPKVTMFFVAFLPQFVPGGGQGSARDLLALGAVFTGMTFVVFAAYGLCAAAVRERLLARPRVMTGLNRVVAACFVGLGLRLAVA; this is encoded by the coding sequence GTGAGTGTCGCGTTCCTGCTCACCACCCTGCTCGTGGTGGTGACCCCCGGCACGGGCGTGGTGTACACGCTCGCCGCCGGTCTGTCCCACGGCCGCCGGGCGGGCGTCGTCGCCGCGTTCGCCTGCACGGTCGGGACCGTGCCCCATCTCGTCGCGACCGTCACCGGACTCGCGGCCCTGCTGCACACCAGCACCGTCGCCTACGAGACGGTGAAGTACCTGGGCGTCGTCTACCTCCTCCACATGGCCTGGTCGACGCTGCGCGCCGGGGACTCACTCGTGGCGGACCGGGAGGCCCCGCCCCGTCCGGTGGGCCGGGTCATCGTCTCGGGGCTGTGGCTGAACCTGCTCAACCCGAAGGTCACCATGTTCTTCGTCGCGTTCCTGCCGCAGTTCGTCCCCGGCGGCGGGCAGGGCTCGGCACGGGACCTGCTCGCCCTCGGCGCGGTGTTCACCGGCATGACCTTCGTCGTCTTCGCCGCCTACGGCCTGTGCGCCGCAGCGGTGCGGGAGCGTCTGCTGGCGCGGCCGCGGGTGATGACGGGGCTGAACCGGGTGGTCGCCGCCTGCTTCGTGGGCCTGGGCCTCCGGCTGGCGGTGGCGTGA
- a CDS encoding urease accessory protein UreD, whose translation MSVQAAARIVADGTALPVLTGDGPLALRRTRTREPGLRVTVVGAMSAPLGGDRLRIDAEVRPGTRLIVDSAAATISLPGRGGATAHYDVALRVGDDAVLHWLPEQLVAAQGSTLRMSTRVDLAATARLVLREEQILGRHGEDTGTLVTRLTVHRDGRPLLDGELAFGPGAHGGWDGPAVLGGHRAVGQLLVVDPDFAESPPPAGVRGPRTAVTPLAGPAALVTAVAADARELRAVLDDALGELAPFARGG comes from the coding sequence GTGAGCGTCCAGGCCGCCGCCCGCATCGTCGCCGACGGCACCGCGCTGCCCGTCCTGACCGGCGACGGCCCGCTCGCGCTGCGCCGCACCCGGACCCGGGAGCCCGGTCTGCGCGTCACCGTCGTCGGCGCGATGAGCGCGCCGCTCGGCGGCGACCGGCTGCGGATCGACGCCGAGGTGCGCCCGGGCACCCGGCTCATCGTCGACTCCGCCGCCGCGACGATCTCCCTCCCGGGACGCGGCGGCGCCACCGCCCACTACGACGTCGCCCTCCGTGTCGGAGACGACGCCGTGCTGCACTGGCTGCCCGAACAGCTCGTCGCCGCCCAGGGCAGCACCCTGCGGATGAGCACCCGCGTCGACCTGGCCGCCACCGCCCGTCTGGTGCTGCGCGAGGAGCAGATCCTCGGCCGGCACGGCGAGGACACCGGCACCCTGGTCACCCGGCTCACCGTGCACCGCGACGGCCGGCCGCTGCTCGACGGCGAACTCGCCTTCGGCCCGGGCGCGCACGGCGGCTGGGACGGGCCCGCCGTGCTCGGCGGCCACCGGGCGGTGGGGCAGCTGCTCGTCGTCGACCCGGACTTCGCGGAGAGCCCGCCCCCGGCCGGAGTGCGGGGACCGCGCACGGCCGTCACGCCTCTGGCGGGGCCCGCGGCCCTCGTCACGGCGGTCGCCGCGGACGCGCGGGAGCTGCGCGCGGTCCTCGACGACGCCCTCGGCGAGCTGGCGCCCTTCGCCCGCGGCGGCTGA